In Carassius carassius chromosome 7, fCarCar2.1, whole genome shotgun sequence, one genomic interval encodes:
- the LOC132143272 gene encoding uncharacterized protein LOC132143272, giving the protein MEWCTVCLMIIILQWNARSLISNGQEFKKYISDLEDRPHIICIQETWLKPQLDFIIQGYTAIRNDRKDRQGGGVATFVQDGLRYKVENMGQEYESVVVKIWIGNDQVSVVNFYNPSKRLSIEDLGAVSGQSQGKIVWCGDFNSYNVLWGSLNTDANGVIIEEFLELNSLVCINDGRGTRYDCCRNTESYLDLTFISSGMAGITSWEVLSELPMGSDHFPIIVTVGIDVIKEDEVRVPRWRLDKANWELFQVLAERKCGELDERCLKDVELFNSEFVSNILQVAEVSIPKTGGRGVKKSVPWWNEQCSAAIKQRSGGKCTLSWSANRQLNSKRRRRRRIEEVCNGDG; this is encoded by the exons ATGGAGTGGTGTACCGTCTGTCTCATGATAATTATCCTCCAGTGGAATGCAAGAAGTCTCATTAGTAATGGTCAAGAGTTTAAGAAGTACATCTCTGATTTGGAAGATAGGCCCCATATAATATGTATTCAGGAGACATGGCTCAAACCTCAGTTAGATTTTATTATTCAAGGTTACACAGCAATAAGAAATGATAGGAAGGATAGACAAGGTGGGGGAGTAGCAACATTTGTTCAAGATGGTCTGAGGTATAAAGTTGAAAATATGGGGCAGGAATATGAATCAGTAGTTGTTAAAATCTGGATAGGTAATGATCAAGTTTCAGTGGTTAATTTTTATAATCCTAGTAAGAGGTTGAGTATTGAGGACCTAGGTGCTGTAAGTGGACAGAGTCAAGGAAAGATAGTGTGGTGCGGTGATTTTAATTCTTATAATGTATTATGGGGAAGCCTGAATACAGATGCAAATGGTGTGATTATTGAGGAGTTCCTTGAATTGAATTCGCTTGTTTGCATTAATGATGGTAGAGGTACAAGATATGATTGTTGTAGAAACACAGAGAGTTATttggatttaacatttatatcgaGTGGAATGGCAGGTATTACATCATGGGAGGTGTTAAGTGAATTACCTATGGGTAGTGATCACTTccctataattgtaacagttggaATTGATGTAATTAAAGAAGACGAAGTGCGGGTACCGAGATGGAGGTTAGATAAAGCCAACTGGGAATTATTTCAAGTTTTAGCTGAGAGGAAGTGTGGTGAATTAGATGAAAGGTGTTTGAAGGATGTGGAATTATTTAACTCTGAATTTGTGTCTAATATTCTTCAGGTGGCTGAGGTTTCAATCCCAAAGACTGGTGGAAGAGGAGTTAAAAAGTCTGTACCATGGTGGAATGAGCAGTGTAGTGCTGCAATTAAACAGAGAA gtggcggtaaatgcaccttaAGTTGGTCTGCCAACCGCCAGTTAAActctaaaagaagaagaagaagaagaatagagGAAGTCTGTAATGGTGACGGATGA